Proteins from one Bacteroides mediterraneensis genomic window:
- a CDS encoding glycosyltransferase produces MKKLLQINPVLRVSTSTGRIMQEIGELAMRNGWESYIAYSRGRDGIKPCTSKLVPVGNRWSVAWHGVKTRLLDAHGLASSGATRQFIRRMEQIKPDVIHIHNIHGYFLNFRILFDYLSKCDIPVVWTVHDCWLYTGHCYYYSYVRCNRWQDGCHDCPQRGLFPTSLWHDRSEQNYEDKRKAFTSMPKDRLVMVPVSQWICDEMQQSFFRGYDFRVIHNGINTEAFQVYDSTEVRKKYGLENKHVLLGVASIWSKEKGLDDFIRMAERLREDELIVLVGVKPEERKRLPGKVVGIARTENIRQLAELYAAADAFINPTWQDNYPTVNMEAIACGTPVVTYRTGGSVEAVTEETGFVVEQGDWQGLLEAARQVEQRGKAYYQGRCREYALAHFKKEDCYQDYIRLYDELTMRG; encoded by the coding sequence ATGAAAAAATTGCTTCAGATAAATCCTGTGTTGAGGGTCTCTACTTCAACGGGACGTATCATGCAGGAAATTGGGGAACTGGCCATGCGGAACGGTTGGGAAAGCTATATTGCCTACAGCCGCGGACGGGATGGCATCAAGCCGTGCACCTCGAAACTGGTGCCGGTGGGAAACAGGTGGAGCGTGGCGTGGCACGGCGTGAAAACGCGGTTGCTGGACGCGCACGGACTGGCTTCTTCGGGGGCTACCCGACAGTTTATCCGACGGATGGAACAGATAAAGCCGGACGTGATTCATATCCACAACATTCATGGGTATTTCCTGAATTTCCGGATTCTGTTCGATTATCTGTCAAAGTGTGACATTCCGGTGGTATGGACGGTGCACGACTGCTGGCTGTACACGGGGCATTGTTATTATTATTCGTATGTACGGTGCAACCGTTGGCAGGACGGATGTCATGATTGCCCGCAGCGCGGACTGTTCCCGACGAGTCTGTGGCATGACCGGAGCGAACAAAATTATGAGGACAAGCGGAAGGCGTTTACTTCCATGCCGAAAGACCGGCTGGTAATGGTGCCGGTGTCGCAATGGATTTGCGACGAGATGCAGCAATCGTTTTTCCGCGGATATGATTTCCGGGTGATTCACAATGGCATCAATACGGAGGCGTTTCAGGTGTATGACTCCACGGAAGTGCGGAAGAAGTATGGACTGGAAAACAAGCATGTGCTGCTGGGGGTAGCCAGTATCTGGAGTAAGGAGAAAGGGCTGGACGATTTCATCCGGATGGCGGAACGGTTGCGGGAGGATGAACTTATTGTGCTGGTAGGAGTCAAGCCGGAAGAAAGAAAAAGACTGCCCGGCAAGGTGGTCGGGATAGCCCGGACAGAAAATATACGGCAGCTGGCGGAACTGTATGCGGCTGCGGATGCGTTTATCAATCCCACCTGGCAGGATAATTATCCTACGGTGAATATGGAGGCGATTGCCTGTGGTACTCCCGTAGTGACGTACCGGACGGGGGGAAGTGTGGAAGCGGTGACGGAAGAGACGGGCTTTGTGGTGGAACAAGGTGACTGGCAAGGCTTGTTGGAAGCGGCACGGCAGGTGGAACAGCGGGGAAAAGCTTATTACCAAGGCCGGTGCCGGGAATATGCGTTGGCGCATTTCAAGAAAGAAGACTGTTATCAGGATTATATCCGTTTGTACGACGAACTGACAATGCGGGGGTAA
- a CDS encoding glycosyltransferase family 4 protein has product MERVLLNKVTYLSQLPGWEVSIVTTDQHHRPPFYPFPEKVRMTDLDINYSDDNDKGAWKKIFGYLRKRKEHQQKLTALLQKERPDIVVSLYPSESSFIPDIKDGSKKVLELHFCKFFRLQYGRKGLLGWIDRLRTRQDERIVRRFDKFVVLTNEDKGYWGNLPNIEVIPNAAMQVSESCSDVTDKRVIAVGRLDYQKGFDRLIEAWELIQRTGKFADWRLDIFGQGEWKEMLQRMIEEKGLQHSVQIHRPTRQIGEEYVKSSLLVMSSHYEGFPMVMIEAMACGLPVVSFDYKCGPKDIIQHGINGLLVSEGDIKALANAMMEVMTDEAYRRMLSRNARKVVDTYSEEAVMARWIRLFTSITAR; this is encoded by the coding sequence ATGGAACGTGTACTGCTGAACAAAGTGACGTACCTTTCCCAGCTTCCGGGATGGGAGGTCTCCATCGTTACTACCGACCAGCATCACCGTCCTCCGTTCTATCCCTTTCCGGAGAAAGTGCGCATGACGGATTTGGACATCAACTATTCGGACGACAACGACAAAGGGGCATGGAAAAAGATTTTCGGTTATCTCCGCAAGCGGAAAGAGCATCAGCAGAAACTGACGGCGTTGCTTCAAAAGGAAAGGCCGGACATCGTGGTGTCGCTTTATCCTTCGGAATCGTCCTTCATTCCAGACATCAAGGATGGGAGCAAGAAGGTGCTCGAGCTGCATTTCTGCAAGTTTTTCCGTTTGCAATATGGCCGGAAGGGCTTGCTGGGATGGATTGACAGGTTGCGCACCCGTCAGGACGAACGGATTGTCCGGAGGTTTGACAAGTTCGTGGTGCTGACCAACGAAGACAAGGGCTACTGGGGCAACTTGCCGAACATCGAGGTGATTCCCAATGCGGCCATGCAGGTGAGCGAAAGCTGCTCGGACGTGACGGACAAACGGGTCATTGCCGTAGGACGGCTGGATTACCAGAAGGGGTTCGACCGCCTGATTGAGGCTTGGGAATTAATACAACGTACAGGAAAGTTTGCAGACTGGCGGCTGGATATCTTCGGACAAGGGGAATGGAAGGAGATGCTTCAGCGGATGATTGAGGAAAAGGGATTGCAGCATTCGGTACAGATTCACCGGCCCACCAGGCAGATAGGGGAGGAATATGTGAAGAGCTCCCTGCTGGTGATGAGTTCCCATTACGAGGGGTTCCCGATGGTGATGATTGAGGCGATGGCCTGCGGACTGCCGGTGGTGTCGTTTGATTATAAATGTGGCCCGAAAGATATTATCCAGCACGGAATAAACGGTTTGCTGGTATCCGAGGGGGATATTAAGGCGTTGGCCAATGCCATGATGGAGGTGATGACGGATGAGGCTTACCGCAGAATGTTGTCACGGAATGCACGGAAGGTGGTCGACACATACTCGGAAGAAGCGGTCATGGCACGATGGATCCGCTTGTTTACTTCTATTACAGCACGATGA
- a CDS encoding acyltransferase family protein produces the protein MFLFVICILALYLISFLPADVISISKDRTATLKAIMAVLIVVHHLSLQGILFLHTFHSWGAPIVSLFLFLSGYGLMKSLCMKGNVYLSDFFKHRIVKGIVIPFLIAWTIYRILNIVSLPNIFKELEELIYDGRTILPHSWFVFAILYFYVSFYISYKYFNSKVSFLVLIALIILFELWCQYWNYDRCWYISALGFPTGILVGKYEGKTIKRLKGSIGYYCVVPISLVVIALCVYAKMEIPYMLVYILIPIIFATLLFKVKFENLIRLKIIRYLSGISFEIYLSQGISMCILRGSFLNLKSDYLYVILTLLFTLVIATFIKLIRQSVLRYCFNS, from the coding sequence ATGTTTTTATTTGTTATATGCATTTTAGCATTGTATCTGATCAGTTTTCTTCCGGCTGATGTGATCAGTATCTCGAAAGATAGAACTGCTACTTTAAAAGCAATAATGGCAGTCCTTATAGTGGTGCATCATCTGTCGTTGCAAGGAATTTTATTCTTACATACATTTCATTCATGGGGAGCTCCTATTGTTTCTCTATTCCTGTTTTTATCGGGATATGGATTAATGAAAAGCTTGTGTATGAAAGGAAATGTGTATTTGTCCGACTTTTTCAAACATAGGATTGTAAAAGGGATTGTAATTCCTTTTCTCATCGCATGGACGATATATAGAATTTTAAATATTGTAAGTCTTCCTAATATATTTAAGGAACTGGAGGAACTTATATATGATGGGAGAACTATTCTTCCCCATTCATGGTTTGTATTTGCCATCTTATATTTTTATGTTTCTTTTTATATAAGCTATAAGTATTTTAACAGCAAGGTCTCTTTTCTGGTACTGATAGCTTTGATTATATTATTTGAATTATGGTGTCAATATTGGAATTACGACAGATGCTGGTATATCAGTGCTTTAGGTTTTCCTACAGGCATATTAGTAGGCAAATATGAAGGTAAGACAATAAAACGCTTAAAGGGTTCTATAGGATACTATTGTGTAGTCCCTATAAGTTTAGTGGTTATTGCTTTATGTGTATATGCGAAAATGGAGATTCCTTATATGTTAGTTTATATTTTGATACCGATCATTTTCGCTACGCTTTTGTTTAAGGTAAAGTTTGAGAACCTGATAAGATTGAAGATAATCAGATATTTAAGTGGTATATCCTTTGAGATTTATTTGTCCCAGGGAATTAGTATGTGTATTCTGAGAGGTTCTTTTCTTAATTTGAAATCAGATTATCTATATGTTATACTGACTTTACTCTTTACACTCGTAATTGCTACGTTTATAAAACTAATAAGACAATCTGTACTCCGCTATTGCTTTAACTCATGA